The genomic segment GCCGCGTCGTACGCCTGGACCACGTCGCCGAGCGGCACGCCGTCGGCGACGACGAAGAGCACGGTGATCGAGTGCCGGTTCATCATCGCGAGCGCCTCGACGGCCATGAGATCGGGACCGATGGTTCGCGGGCGCGCTGTCATCACCTCTCCAGCCGTCCGCGCCAGGAGATCCTGGCCCATGCCGCGTCGGACATCGCCGTCCGTGACGTCAC from the Planctomycetota bacterium genome contains:
- a CDS encoding CBS domain-containing protein translates to DVTDGDVRRGMGQDLLARTAGEVMTARPRTIGPDLMAVEALAMMNRHSITVLFVVADGVPLGDVVQAYDAARAAGLNRVLMVASPNEPGAP